The sequence CCCAATGGACTTTAAAGAACTCCTCGCTGAATATGCTAGAGGCACAACTGAATTTACCAGCCTTGATCTCAACGGCGCCAATCTCTGGGGAGCCGATTTGATTGGCATTCATGTCGAGCAATCCCGCTTGCAAGCAGCCATTCTGACGTTTGCTTATCTCAATCAAGCCTACTTTGTAGAATCTGATTTAACTGGTATTAAGTTAAGTGGCGCTAATCTCAATCAAGCAATATTTAAGCAATCTTCTCTCTACAATGCTGATTTACATGGGGCGAGTCTGCAAAAAGCCAGTTTGAGAGGGGTGAATCTTAGTTATGCGAATCTAGTTGATGCTAATCTCTCAGAAGCGGACTTACGAGAAGCAAACCTGACCAATGCGAACTTAACAGGCGCTTGTCTCCGTTTTGCTAATTTAAGAGAAGAAAGCCGTAAAACCGTCAAGTTACAAGGCGCAAATTTACAGCGCATTGACCTCCAAGGCGCAAACTTAAGGAATGCTGACTTAAGACAAGCGAAACTACAAGGAGCAAATCTCAAAAATGCTATCTTACGAGGGGTTGATTTACGGGGGGCTGATTTAACGGAAGCGAATTTAGAAGAAGCACTTTTAAGTAATGCTCAAGTCGATCAAGTCTGTCTTGATGGTACAAACTTAAAGAAAGCCATTTTAGAACGAGCCCACTTAGTTGGTGCGTCTTTTATTCAAGCTGATTTGCAAGAAGCTGTGCTACGAGAAGCCAAATTAATGAAAGCTAACTTTAAGCAAGCGAATCTTCATCTGGCTCGTCTGAATGGGGCTGACTTACAACGGTCTAATCTCAATGAAGCTAATTTAACACAAGCAACCCTCATCGAAGCCAGCCTTGTCCGAGCTTCGCTTCTTAATACTGATTTAAGTCAAGCCAACTTACTGCGAGCGGAATTAAGCAGTATTGACCTTAGTCAATTAAATTTAGTCGGGGCGACCATGCCAGATGGTCGGGTTCACCAAGCATCAGTCTAAAATCGGGGATTCCTCTCCCTGATAACGATTTGTGATTAACAATTTGTAATAAATTGTCGGTGCTCAATGTTAATTCCAGAAAATACACTGATACGATAATGTGTTATAGTTGAGATCTACATCAAAGTAAACTGGCAGTTTCTCTCAAAACTAAATGATTGGGGTACTCTTAAAAGAAGATCTGCTACCCCTGATCGATCTCAATCAATACCCAGTAGAATCCATTGATCAAACTGACATTGATTTATCACCGAAGCCTGTCCCTTAGTTAAAGTTTGGAGGAAATCACAATGGTATCGGTTTCTCAACCCCTGTCACAAGATGTTGAACAACAGTATGATGCTATGATGATGAAAAAGCTGTTGTTTGCCACTTGTAGGAACTATTGGGAAAACGACCGCAAAAAACTCTTATCGACTCGCACGGGAGAGCTAATTGCAGAATTACGTCATTCCCAACCGACCCTCGACGAAGTGAAAAATCGTTTGAACCGAGTTGTGGATGGCTTAAACAAACGCGAAAAATACTATCCAGTGGCTCAAAAGTTATTGGGAAAAATCAGTAAAATTTATGGAGAAGCAATCGATGAATCATCGCTTACTTCCTTCACCTCCTTTCCTTCCGAGTCACCTAAAATCCCCATGAATCCTTCTTTAATTGAACCTAGGCTGGCGGAAATTGTTCAAAGTTTTCAAAAAGATAAGAATGCTCAGCGTATTCATAAGATGCTTTTTGCTTTAACCAAACATCGCTGGGAAAACAAGCCAGAAACCCTATCTAACTATCCGCTTCCAGATCTGATTCAAGAAATTTATCAAAACTATCCGAATCTGGAGCGGGTCGGTATTAATTTACTCAAAATTGTTAAAGGTTTAAATAAACAAGGGACGTATTCTAAAGTTGCCGAAACGATTCTCTCTGAGTTAGCGAACTTGTATGGGGGCGAGGTTGAATTGCAAAAACTCAAATCGATTGTCAATGTTTCTAAACAAACTGTAACTTCTGCGACAGCAACAGTAACGAAAAAGAGTCTCTCATCCAAGGTTGAGACTGAAACCAGAAAGCATAACTTTGACTACAATCCCTTCCAAGTTAGACAGCGGATTATGAAATATACAAACCCGCTGCGCGTGAAAATGCTGTTGTACTATACTCTCAATTCTGATCCACTGAGCACTCAGCAAGAAGCGGATGGGTTGTTACTCAAAACCTACGAGCTTGATCAAATGCTGATGCAGGTGGTTCGCGATTTTAAAACCATTCAGGAGCTTCAAGATCATCTGGAAACAACTGCTCTCGCCGTTTCTTCTATTAAAAGTAAAATGTTTAAGGTGGATGAAAATATGCAAGTCGCCAAAGCGATTGTCATGGCTCTGAAACCTCTTTATGAAAATAATTAAAATTAACTGCCAACATGGATGCGCGTGAGATTTTAAATAGTTATACCAAAGGTAAAAAAGATTTTAGTAATGAAACCTTAGTCAGTGCTGATTTATCTGGGGCTGACCTGATTGGTATTGATCTATCTCGATCCAATTTAGAAGGTAGTAATTTGGCTTTTGCCTTTCTCAACGAAGCCAACTTAAATCGTTGCAATTTAGTCAGAGCCAAACTCAATGGCATTAATTTAAGCCAAGCCAGTCTTCGCTTTGCAAATCTTCATGATAGTGACTTTCATGGTGCAATTCTCCATCGTGCGAATTTAGTGGATACGAATCTGACCTTAGCGTCTCTCCTAGATAGCAATTTAATGGAAGCGAATTTAGCGGGAGCTGATTTATCAGGAGCGGATTTAAGTGGTGTCTGTTTACTGGGAGCTGTTTTTACTGGCTCGGAGCAGCGAGGGAGTCGTAAAAGCACCACCAAACTGAAGCGAACAAATTTACGTCGAGCCGATTTAGAAAGTTTAAATCTTGATGAACTTGACTTTACTCAAGCCAATTTAACAGAAGCCAATTTGGTACGGGCTACCCTCACGAAAGCCAATTTACAAGGCGCAGATCTAAGTGAAGCGAATTTATTTAATGCAGATTTGAGTAAAGCCAACTTAAAAGGGGCAAATTTAAGAGGAGCGAATTTAATTCGAGCGAATTTGGAGCGAGCCGATTTATCAGGAGCGGATTTAAGGGGGGCTTATTTGAATGAAGCGAAAATGTTTGAGGCAAGTTTAGATAATGTCAACTTATCACAAGCGAATTTGCATCGGACAAGAATGATTCGGGCTAGTTTTAAGCACGCTAACTTTAGCAATGCCAATTTAACAGAAGCCAACATGAGACAAGCGGACTTAGCTAGAGCTAATTTGACCAATGCTAACCTAAATAATGCTGATTTAACGGGGGCTGA comes from Halothece sp. PCC 7418 and encodes:
- a CDS encoding pentapeptide repeat-containing protein, whose protein sequence is MDFKELLAEYARGTTEFTSLDLNGANLWGADLIGIHVEQSRLQAAILTFAYLNQAYFVESDLTGIKLSGANLNQAIFKQSSLYNADLHGASLQKASLRGVNLSYANLVDANLSEADLREANLTNANLTGACLRFANLREESRKTVKLQGANLQRIDLQGANLRNADLRQAKLQGANLKNAILRGVDLRGADLTEANLEEALLSNAQVDQVCLDGTNLKKAILERAHLVGASFIQADLQEAVLREAKLMKANFKQANLHLARLNGADLQRSNLNEANLTQATLIEASLVRASLLNTDLSQANLLRAELSSIDLSQLNLVGATMPDGRVHQASV
- a CDS encoding pentapeptide repeat-containing protein produces the protein MDAREILNSYTKGKKDFSNETLVSADLSGADLIGIDLSRSNLEGSNLAFAFLNEANLNRCNLVRAKLNGINLSQASLRFANLHDSDFHGAILHRANLVDTNLTLASLLDSNLMEANLAGADLSGADLSGVCLLGAVFTGSEQRGSRKSTTKLKRTNLRRADLESLNLDELDFTQANLTEANLVRATLTKANLQGADLSEANLFNADLSKANLKGANLRGANLIRANLERADLSGADLRGAYLNEAKMFEASLDNVNLSQANLHRTRMIRASFKHANFSNANLTEANMRQADLARANLTNANLNNADLTGADLNSTNWTNVNLEGVILPDGMTP